ataataaaaaaaagaaaaaaaagcaaagtaaaattaTACCACGATGCCCTTTTTCACCTTGAATTGGCAGAAATACAAAAGCATGACGCTCACACTATTGTTAAGGCTATGGGAAAACAGGCACTTATGCATTTCTAGTAGGAATTAAAGTCCTATGGGAGTCACTCTGGTGCTATCAATCAAAATTACAACTGCATATACCCTTTTGCGTAACTATGTCACTTCAGGGAACATAACctacagacacacatgcacacatgcaaaaTGACATAAGTACAAGATTGTTCATTAATATAACTTATAATAGCAAAAGTTTAGAAACATTAAATGGCCATCAACAGGGAAAATGGAGAAGGGACTACAGTACTATAAAGCTTTTCTTTCAAAACAAAGTTCTCAACGTACTAAAGACGATACAGTACTCCTAGATATAGTATAGAGTTAAAAAAGCAagatacaggggccggcctggtggcatagtggttaagtttgcctgctctgctttggtggcctggggttcacaggtttgaatcctgggcacggacctatgcaccgttcatcaagccatgtgtggcggtgtcccacatacaaaatagaagaagatgggcatggatgttagctcagggctcatcttcctctgcaaaaagaggaggactggcaacagatattagctcagagccaatctttctcaccaaaaaaaaaagcaggaatgTGTCTAGAATGCTTCCTTTgtgcaaaaaaaaggaaagtaacatGTAATCACATTTGTTCATAAATGCATAAAGAGACTCCGTAAGTACACATAGAAAACTAACATTTTTAAGTCTTATGAATGCATTAACTATTgcaaatttaagttaaaaaaaacagaaaaaacattttgaaaaatttttaatatatagcaAAACCCTCAAtatcaatgaacatttattgaaaaagaaaaaaattatacaggggccagccccgtggcttagcagttaagtgcatgtgctccgctactggtggcccgggttcagatcttgggcacgcactgacacaccgcttgtccggccatgctgaggcggcgtcccacatacagcaactagaagggtgtgcaactacgacatacaactatctactggggctttggggagaaaaagggaaaaaaaaaaaaaaaagaggaggattggcaatagatgtcagctcagggccagtcttcctcagcaaaaaagaggaggattggcatggatgttagctcagggctgatcctcctcacaaaaaaaaaaaaaaaaaagaaagaaagaaaggaaaaaattataaatactttatgatcccaattatgtttttaaaaaacatacaataCCTACATACATGTATGCATCCAAATGCATAAAAAAATGAGTAAACGTAATATACTAAAATCTTAGCCTCCTGGTTTGTGGATTTTGGTTTTCTCCTTATACTTTCCTGTGTTTTCCTAActaacatgtattacttttacaaccaagaaaaacaataaaataaaatgtgctttTACCTTAAAATCTGCTCCTGACAAGCAGCAATTCTCTTCATGAATTTGTAAAATATCTTATCTCCACTTTTAATTATGGTCGTCTCATATTTTTCATCACCATCACTAGGAAGACTAAAAAATGGAAAACTCTTGTGTCTATATCCAGAGAATTACAAGATTTAGAAGAGTAAACaaggtaattttctttttaaaaaaattttaccaaagtaatatatacacacaatttaAATATCATAAATTAAATACCTTATAATGCCTAACAGTAATcccctgccccatccttctcaccAAGCCCTGCTCCCTAGCCATTTTCAACTTTGGGATAATTATTTGCAATTTAAGAAGTCATTACGCCCAATGACtccatttctttctctatctggatTATTTTCAAACACTAATATGTCTTCAGGGACTCCAACATTATTCTGAAAAAGCTTACAAATGAAACAGCTCTGGTAAAGAACCAGGTCATCTCTCCAAATATCCTGTTGTAACTCTATTATAACAGCAAAAATGATCATTCTTACTTCTTTAGAGGGCTTTGGTTTATAAAGCCTTTGAAGATTATTCTCTCATCTAACTCCTAAAACCACCTGATGAGATGGACAACAGAGACATcaatatcactcccattttacaagtgagaactggggctctgggagggtctCCGAGGTCCTAGGCCACTTCTTGAGCCACTGCCATGAGTCAATAAACAAACGGCATTTTTCTAACTCAGCTGTCTCCGctatacatttaaaaacagaaaagaaagttaaAGAGCAAGTGAACACATCTTCTGTAAATACTTGGCATCCCTAACTtctgtttgttcattttcttgagGATACTTATAAATAGACAACGTGTTTTCAAGCTACCTCAAGGGTGGCTGATAAGATTCCcttgtctctgtctccctttctcaTCCAAGAGGAGTGAAGCAGAAAGGTCCTACACATAAGTTCTGCCTGAAAAAGTTTCTCCAGGTACTAGGGTAAAACCAAGGTTACCTACTGTGGCAGCTTCCTGATCAATTCACCTCTCGACCTCAGCAGCACACATTCTCACCTTTGGGAAAGCAACTGCTCCATATCAATTCCTTCTCTCTGTTGATACTCCCTCAGAAGGCTATGAGCATGATCTAGACTGACAAAGTCCCTGTAATCATCCTCATTGACGACAGAGATGTAGTAGGGCAGGAACTGTGGCACCACAGAAGGCAAAGCCATTCCTTCCGCAGGAGGCGCAGGAGGAGCAGCACCTGGGACAGTATCCTGCAAGCGGAGGTCTTGGAGCTGGGCAGTGCAGTCTATGTCTTTGGCACTGctggaatcatttccaaaatcCAAGGGAAGCTGTGGTGGAGGCGCCTCCTCACTGTCACTTCCCCAGTCATCAGCACCTTCACACCAATCCTCAGCTGTCAGGCCACTGTCCTGTTTCTGGAAGAATATCCAGTGAATGAGGTTCAAGCACACTTGGGTGATCTCACCTATTCCCTTGCCTTCAGCtacccatcccttcactttcctcAGGGACATGAGGGAGCCTTCACACCGGGCCCTTTCCCCCTACACACACTGATTCAACTCCCTGGACCTCACTGACTCAAAAGCATGTTGGAGGTGACACATATTGTGGCAGATGTAGTATGGTGGTTTATTCAACCACATTTCCAAACTACTTCAGTTGTGCTTCATGTATTGCAGAAGCTGGTAGAAAAAACTATATTTCCCAGACTCCTTAGCAGCTAAGGTTCCAGCTATGATCAGGCATTGGCTAATCAGGTCCATTGGAGAGAGACACAAACTTGAGACAGAGTGAAATGGAAAAAGAGGCCATGAAGCAAAGGCAAAAGGCAGCCAGTCTGTGGATGGAGAGAGACTGAGCAAGCCTCTGGAGTCAACAGTTCTGACAAGGGCAGCTTCCAGCTCACCAGACCACATCTCAGCTTCCTGACCGCAGGAGAGGTAACACGGCAACTCTTAGGCCAGTTCTGAGGTGTGGTTCTGGAGCTCATCCCTGGAGTTGCCTCCTCCAACCTATCCAGTAAGTTAGTAAAAACCTAATTTTAAGCCTGTCACAGCTTTAAAAAGTCAAAGTGCTTTTCTGTTATCTGCAATTGCACCCTGACAAACATAGGCAGCCATTACCGtcttcattgttttatttctggTATTGCTAGTactatgcctggcacatattaagaactcagtgtaggggccggccccgtggcttagcggttgggtgcgcgcgctccgctactggcggcccaggttcagatcccgggtgcgcactgacgcgccgcttgtccagccatgctgaggtggcaccccacatacagcaactagaagaatgtgcagctatgacatacaactatctactggggctttggggagaaaaagggaaaaaaaggaggaagattggcaatagatgttagctcagggctggtcttcctcagcaaaaagagaaggattggcatggatgttagctcagggctgattttcttcaccaaaaaaaaaagaactcagtgTATACGTACAGCCACATTTACAAGCAAAGGGTGGCTGAATTTTGTTCTGCAGCTACCAACCTGCCTTTTTGCTTCAATAAATTCAGATTTCGTTTTATTTTAACGTGTTtgttatacacatatatacatatgacaGTAAGTATATTTGCTGCGAACACATATATTTGTATTACACACaaccatgtatatgtatatacacccaTACTTTCTCCCAAACAGAAAAATAAGCTATGTGCCTCAAGACTTGCACAGTATATTAAAAAGAGCAACTCACAAAATCTTAAGGAAGTAGCACTTTATGATTCAGAAAAGAACAAAAGCCATTCAGACATACTTCAAAAACAAGGCTTAAAGTTTGTCTTAAACGACATTCTGAAAAATATCCTCAAATTACAGCAAATCATAATATGCTAGTCACAACCGCTTTACCTGAGCGTCCTGCGCCTCCTCCTCTCGCACCTGCAGGCACTGCGAGCGGAACACCTTCCAGCTTCAGGGTAAAGAGAAACGGCTGTGAGGGCTCCACCCGCGACTGCCAGCCGGCGTTGCGGCCCCACCTCGGGCGCCGGGGGCGGCCCCCAGCTCCCGCCCGCTGGGCAGCCCGGGAACTTCCCCGCCTACCTGCGCGCCCCGCCGCTGCCGCACCTGGGGCGGGGGCAGGCGAACACGTGCAGGAGCCGATGAAACGGGGAGCCTTCCAGCGGGCAGTACACCTGCACGACCAGGGCGAGCGGCTGCCTGCAACGGTCACACCCCGGCCTGGGCGCCGCTACGGCGGGCAGGGCgtcctgggggcaggggaggcgCTCAGACCCAGAGTCGGCCCCGGGACCTCGCCCACTCCCTCACCCCGTAGCCCTCAGCAGCACCCGCCCACCCGGGCTCCGGCGCCCCACCTCACCGGAAGACCGCCCAGCTTGCTGGCAGTCCAGGCGCCGGGCCCTGTGGGGCGGCCACGCACTGCAACGTCTCGAAGGCCGAGCAACACCGGCTTCCGCACGGCCGCCATGACGACGGGCGCCCACGTGAAAAGGCGGACTACAGCTGCCGAGATGGTGCGCCTCTCTGCGCACGCGCGCCGCCTGCACCTCTGAGACGGCACCGCCCTCTTAGGATCCGTTCCAAGGATGTCTTCCTGGAGCCATACAGGCGACTGCTCCTGTCGTGGGCTCAAAATCCGGGGGCCCTAGGCGTTACGTACCTCGTAATGCGCTGCGACAGGAAGTACGCACCATCTAGTATGAAGTAGTCTTGCCAGAAAGTTTTATATGAAATAAGTGAGGTAATAGCATTATCgttaaccaaaaaaaaattgtCCTTAATTTTTAGAGATACACATTGAAGTGCTTATAGGTGAAGTGGTCTATCTGGGATTTGCTACAACATGATTGGGTGGGGGGATAGATAAAATAAGATCGGCCATgggttgataattgttgaagtcGGTGTCAGGCTCATGGAGGTTTATTATACTATTTGcttttatatgtttgaaattttccataatgaagTCTTTAAAATGCCTGTGGCACAACATAGGtaaatttcaaaaacatcatgctaagtgaaagaatacaGACACAGtgcacattctggaaaaggtgaaCATTAAGGAAAGAAGTTAAATTATTGCAAGAAGAAACAAACTTCAAATTTATTATTCTTGCTAACACAGCAAAACATCCTGCAACATGACGGGGCTCTCCCCAGCATCAGTCATCTGTGTACATCATAACACTGCCTATTACAGGCTCTTGATCCAAGTGTGATCACAGCCTGGAGGTTTGGTACTTAAAATGAATTTTCAAGATGGTAATTGCTGACAGTTTCTGGAATTCCAGAGGCAATTTAACATCAAATTTGACACTGACATTATTGTGGAGTCCTCAGAACAATGTAACAAAAAAGTGCTTGCACCTGTGAGATTTGAAGTATCTGACTTAATTCATGATTTTGTAGGGTTTCAACTTCCTGACAAACACACAAATCATCAAGTTGTGATACAGTTTGTATTTAAGGAAGTACAGAATGAAGATGTTTGCTTCAGTGTCACACTGAAAAGCTATCTGTTTGTGATGGTTGATTTTATGTcagcttgactgggctaagggatgcccagatagctgacaaaacattatttctgggtatgtctgtgagggtgtttctggaagagattagcatttgaattagtTAACTAGTAAAGAAGACCACCCTCACCACTGTGAGCTGACATCATCCAAGCCACTGAGGGctggaatagaacaaaaaggcagaggaagggtgaattctcttcttgagctgggacatctgtcttctgccctcatcagagctcctggttctcgGGCCTTCAGACTCCAGGACTTACACCATAGGCTCcccagttctcaggccttcaggctCAGACTGAATTATATCCCTGGCttccctggttctccagcttgcagacaacatattgtgggacttctcagcctccataaccacgtgagccaattcctataaatctcctcttatgtatctctatatatcctattgcttctgtttctctggagaaccctaatatacTGTTCAAGATGTGCAATAATTGGCAGCCGTAGGAAAAGTGGAAGCCACAGGTGATGACAGTGGCAGTGATAAGGAGCAGGAGAACAAGACAGGGCCAAGGGACATGTGGCCCATTGTTATGTGCCAGTTCCTCCTGGATAGGGGAAGATGAGACTTGGCAGCTAGCCTAGAGGAACACAGTGGTCCCACTGCTAAGAGATCCTTCATGTGAAGCCAAGTTAGCCTGAAAGGTCTGCCACCTTGA
This genomic window from Diceros bicornis minor isolate mBicDic1 chromosome 34, mDicBic1.mat.cur, whole genome shotgun sequence contains:
- the PDCD2L gene encoding programmed cell death protein 2-like isoform X1 translates to MAAVRKPVLLGLRDVAVRGRPTGPGAWTASKLGGLPDALPAVAAPRPGCDRCRQPLALVVQVYCPLEGSPFHRLLHVFACPRPRCGSGGARSWKVFRSQCLQVREEEAQDAQKQDSGLTAEDWCEGADDWGSDSEEAPPPQLPLDFGNDSSSAKDIDCTAQLQDLRLQDTVPGAAPPAPPAEGMALPSVVPQFLPYYISVVNEDDYRDFVSLDHAHSLLREYQQREGIDMEQLLSQSLPSDGDEKYETTIIKSGDKIFYKFMKRIAACQEQILRYSWSGEPLFLTCPTSEVTELPACSHCGVRRTFEFQLMPALVSMLRNANLGFSVEFGTILIYTCEKSCWPQNQQTPMEEFCIIQEDPDELLFK
- the PDCD2L gene encoding programmed cell death protein 2-like isoform X2, whose protein sequence is MAAVRKPVLLGLRDVAVRGRPTGPGAWTASKLGGLPDALPAVAAPRPGCDRCRQPLALVVQVYCPLEGSPFHRLLHVFACPRPRCGSGGARSWKVFRSQCLQVREEEAQDAQKQDSGLTAEDWCEGADDWGSDSEEAPPPQLPLDFGNDSSSAKDIDCTAQLQDLRLQDTVPGAAPPAPPAEGMALPSVVPQFLPYYISVVNEDDYRDFVSLDHAHSLLREYQQREGIDMEQLLSQSLPSDGDEKYETTIIKSGDKIFYKFMKRIAACQEQILRLKEESQYSTYSLQYLLLRLC